The Aquisalimonas asiatica genome has a segment encoding these proteins:
- a CDS encoding complex I NDUFA9 subunit family protein: MRMQRVCILGGSGFVGRHLANRLHDQAIHSRIPTRRRERTKQILVVPGLELVEADIHEPETLRELFAECDAVINLVGILNEKGFDGSGFHHAHVELTDKVLDACRATGVTRLLHMSALGADADNGPSFYQKTKGEAERRVLAADDLDVTVFRPSVIFGPDDSFFNQFATLLRLSPGVFPLPSPRARFSPVYVGDVAQAFTDALTDRDTFGQVYDLCGPDTYSLQELVRYTADKAGLCRAVWPLGDRLSRLQARVLQRVPGKPYSMDNFLSATVDNVCSVNNLPELGIKPTAIDAVVPAYLASKTERARYNQFRQAAGR, encoded by the coding sequence ATGCGCATGCAACGAGTCTGCATCCTCGGCGGCAGCGGTTTTGTCGGCCGGCACCTCGCCAACCGCCTTCACGACCAGGCGATCCACTCACGGATTCCCACGCGTCGGCGCGAACGCACCAAGCAGATTCTGGTCGTCCCCGGCCTGGAACTGGTGGAAGCGGACATCCACGAGCCGGAAACGCTGCGGGAGCTGTTCGCGGAGTGCGACGCCGTGATCAACCTGGTGGGCATTCTCAACGAGAAGGGCTTCGACGGCAGCGGCTTTCACCACGCCCACGTGGAGCTCACGGACAAGGTCCTGGACGCCTGCCGGGCCACCGGGGTCACCCGCCTGCTGCACATGAGCGCCCTGGGCGCTGACGCCGACAACGGCCCGAGCTTCTACCAGAAGACCAAGGGCGAGGCGGAGCGCCGGGTGCTGGCGGCGGACGACCTCGACGTCACCGTCTTCCGGCCATCGGTGATCTTCGGCCCGGACGACTCCTTCTTCAATCAGTTCGCCACACTGCTGCGCCTGTCCCCCGGCGTCTTCCCTCTGCCGTCGCCACGGGCGCGTTTCAGCCCCGTGTACGTGGGCGACGTGGCCCAGGCGTTCACCGACGCGCTCACCGACCGGGACACGTTCGGCCAGGTGTACGACCTGTGCGGGCCGGACACCTACAGCCTCCAGGAGCTGGTGCGCTACACCGCCGACAAGGCCGGACTGTGCCGGGCCGTGTGGCCCCTCGGCGACCGCCTGTCGCGGCTGCAGGCGCGGGTGCTGCAGCGGGTGCCGGGCAAACCCTACTCCATGGACAATTTCCTCTCCGCGACGGTGGACAACGTCTGCAGCGTGAACAACCTGCCGGAGCTGGGCATCAAGCCCACGGCCATCGACGCCGTCGTGCCCGCCTACCTGGCCAGCAAGACCGAGCGGGCGCGGTACAACCAGTTCCGCCAGGCCGCCGGACGCTGA
- a CDS encoding sulfite exporter TauE/SafE family protein, which translates to MLTTLLVFLVAGAVAGLIGGLFGLGGGVVMVPVLLVVFAAQGVSDAVIMHMAVGSSLAVIVLTSLSSVRAHHGLGGVLWPVFGRLVAGIVVGALLGAWLADNLSTAALQNVFAVFLVLVAVKMGLDLNPPASGREPGAIGMTAAGGVIGNLSALVGIGGGTLTVPFLSWCGVAMRQAVGTSAACGLPIALAGAAGFMLTGWGRPDLPALATGYVYWPAVAGMAVASVLTAPYGARLAHRLPGGLLKRLFALLLAVVALRLLLG; encoded by the coding sequence ATGCTGACGACTCTTCTCGTTTTCCTCGTCGCGGGCGCCGTGGCCGGGCTGATCGGCGGGCTGTTCGGGCTCGGTGGCGGCGTGGTGATGGTGCCGGTGCTGCTGGTCGTTTTCGCCGCCCAGGGGGTGTCGGACGCCGTGATCATGCACATGGCCGTGGGCAGTTCGCTGGCGGTGATCGTGCTGACGTCGCTCTCCTCGGTGCGGGCGCACCACGGTCTGGGCGGCGTGCTGTGGCCGGTGTTCGGCCGGCTGGTTGCGGGGATTGTCGTGGGGGCGCTGCTGGGGGCGTGGCTGGCGGATAACCTGTCGACCGCCGCGCTGCAGAACGTGTTCGCGGTCTTCCTGGTGCTGGTGGCGGTGAAGATGGGGCTCGATCTGAACCCGCCCGCCAGCGGACGCGAGCCGGGGGCCATCGGCATGACGGCGGCCGGCGGTGTCATCGGCAACCTCTCGGCCCTGGTGGGGATCGGTGGCGGCACGCTGACCGTGCCGTTCCTGTCCTGGTGCGGTGTCGCCATGCGGCAGGCCGTGGGCACGTCGGCCGCCTGCGGGTTGCCCATTGCCCTGGCGGGGGCGGCCGGGTTCATGCTGACGGGATGGGGGCGTCCGGACCTGCCGGCGCTGGCCACCGGGTATGTCTACTGGCCGGCAGTGGCGGGCATGGCCGTCGCCAGTGTGCTCACGGCGCCTTACGGCGCCCGCCTGGCCCACCGGCTCCCCGGCGGGCTGCTCAAGCGGCTGTTCGCGCTGCTGCTGGCGGTGGTGGCGCTGCGTCTGTTGCTGGGCTAG
- a CDS encoding multifunctional CCA addition/repair protein, with product MVADSCTSGLEVYLVGGAVRDALLGRPVSERDWVVVGATPEAMEARGFRPVGKDFPVFLHPETHEEYALARTERKTGRGYHGFSFHAAPDVTLDDDLVRRDLTVNAMAQRPDGTLVDPFNGHADLEARLLRHVSDAFQEDPVRILRLARFTARYTPLGFRPADETMALCQRMVADGEVDHLVPERVWQELEKTLSEPCPSAFFHVLRHCGALARLIPELDAAFGLETRTVAGRRANAAEHALTALDTAAGLDEADGPVKLALVLGALDHEDLPPEAVHTACRRLRAPNAYQALAQNYAAHRHTAHGAETLSAEGVLQLLHACDAFRRPERFSAFLLAVSVDAATAGVTDDARDYTPARRLRACLDATRGITGGRFADEGLKGPAIAEAVRAERLRVIAALEA from the coding sequence GTGGTTGCGGACTCCTGCACCTCCGGCCTGGAGGTCTACCTGGTCGGTGGCGCCGTGCGGGATGCCCTGCTCGGCCGCCCCGTGAGCGAACGGGACTGGGTCGTGGTGGGCGCCACGCCCGAGGCCATGGAGGCCCGCGGTTTCCGCCCGGTGGGCAAGGATTTCCCCGTGTTCCTGCACCCGGAGACCCACGAGGAGTACGCCCTCGCACGCACCGAGCGCAAGACCGGCCGCGGCTACCATGGCTTCAGCTTTCACGCCGCGCCTGACGTGACCCTGGACGATGACCTGGTGCGCCGGGACCTAACCGTCAACGCCATGGCCCAGCGCCCGGACGGCACGCTGGTGGACCCGTTCAACGGCCATGCGGACCTGGAGGCGCGCCTGCTCCGCCATGTGTCCGACGCGTTCCAGGAGGATCCGGTCCGCATTCTGCGCCTGGCCCGCTTCACCGCGCGGTACACCCCCCTGGGCTTCCGCCCCGCGGACGAGACCATGGCCCTGTGCCAGCGCATGGTGGCTGACGGCGAGGTAGACCACCTCGTCCCGGAGCGTGTCTGGCAGGAACTGGAGAAGACGCTCAGCGAGCCGTGTCCGTCCGCATTCTTCCATGTGCTCCGCCACTGCGGCGCACTGGCACGACTGATCCCGGAACTGGACGCAGCCTTCGGCCTGGAGACCCGCACCGTGGCGGGCCGGCGGGCGAACGCCGCAGAGCACGCCCTGACCGCACTGGATACGGCGGCCGGGCTCGATGAGGCGGATGGGCCGGTCAAGCTGGCACTGGTACTCGGCGCACTCGACCACGAAGACCTCCCCCCCGAGGCGGTGCATACGGCCTGCCGGCGCCTGCGCGCCCCCAACGCCTACCAGGCGCTTGCGCAGAACTACGCGGCGCACCGGCACACGGCCCACGGGGCGGAGACACTGAGCGCCGAGGGGGTGCTGCAGTTACTGCACGCGTGCGACGCATTCCGGCGCCCGGAACGATTCAGCGCGTTCCTGCTGGCGGTATCAGTGGATGCGGCCACCGCTGGCGTCACCGATGACGCACGGGACTATACGCCGGCACGCCGTCTGCGCGCCTGTCTCGACGCGACCCGGGGGATCACCGGCGGGCGCTTTGCAGACGAGGGATTGAAGGGGCCGGCCATTGCCGAAGCGGTGCGGGCGGAGCGGCTACGGGTCATCGCCGCGCTGGAGGCCTAG